A stretch of Pseudorhodobacter turbinis DNA encodes these proteins:
- a CDS encoding ABC transporter ATP-binding protein, whose product MTLLTVENLTVSFPGRSGVVNAIEDVSLSVSPGEILGMVGESGAGKSMTGAAIIGLIEPPGRITKGEIRLEGSRIDTLPPEAMRRIRGRKIGAIFQDPLTSLNPVLTVGEQLIETIQTHLKLSKAEARTRAIDWLRRVGIPAPEARIDTYPHQYSGGMRQRVVIALALCAEPQLVIADEPTTALDVSVQAQIIALLRKLARETGVAVVLVTHDMGVIAETADRVAVMYSGRIVEIGTVTEVLTAPKHPYTAGLMASIPRIGPRPDILSQIDGAMPRPNARPEGCAFGPRCPHRMEICSQQRPELSGTKTKSVACHLTEGVPA is encoded by the coding sequence ATGACCCTATTGACCGTCGAAAATCTGACCGTTTCCTTTCCCGGGCGCAGTGGCGTGGTAAACGCAATCGAAGATGTATCCCTTTCGGTTTCCCCGGGCGAGATTCTGGGCATGGTTGGGGAAAGTGGTGCCGGAAAATCGATGACCGGTGCTGCGATCATCGGCCTGATCGAACCGCCCGGCCGTATCACCAAGGGAGAGATCCGGCTGGAAGGCAGCCGCATCGACACCCTTCCGCCAGAGGCAATGCGCCGTATCCGGGGCCGCAAGATTGGGGCGATTTTTCAAGATCCGCTGACCAGCCTCAATCCTGTGCTGACCGTGGGCGAACAGCTTATCGAGACCATCCAGACCCATCTGAAACTCTCGAAGGCCGAGGCACGGACCCGTGCAATCGACTGGCTGCGCCGTGTTGGCATTCCCGCCCCCGAGGCTCGCATCGATACATATCCGCACCAGTATTCAGGCGGGATGCGTCAGCGCGTGGTCATCGCCCTCGCACTTTGCGCCGAACCCCAGCTCGTGATCGCGGATGAGCCGACGACCGCGCTTGACGTCAGCGTGCAAGCCCAGATCATCGCGCTTTTGCGCAAGCTTGCGCGGGAAACGGGTGTTGCCGTTGTGCTGGTGACCCATGATATGGGGGTCATTGCCGAAACAGCTGACCGGGTTGCCGTTATGTATTCCGGCCGGATTGTGGAAATCGGCACCGTGACAGAGGTGCTTACCGCCCCCAAACACCCCTATACCGCAGGTTTGATGGCCTCTATCCCGCGGATCGGCCCCCGGCCGGACATCCTGTCGCAGATTGACGGCGCGATGCCGCGCCCCAATGCACGTCCCGAAGGCTGCGCCTTTGGTCCGCGCTGTCCCCACCGGATGGAGATTTGTTCGCAACAGCGTCCGGAACTGTCAGGCACGAAGACCAAATCTGTTGCCTGCCACCTGACCGAAGGAGTCCCCGCATGA
- a CDS encoding ABC transporter permease, with the protein MTTTTLSRLYESDIAWSFRKSWTARISCLILIALFAAALFAPMLATQNPYDISQLFLLDSELPPAWVEGGDPRYLLGTDQQARDLYSSILYGLRLSLIVGFASVALAAALGISLGLLGGFLGGMVDGAIMRVADILLSFPAILVALLVNGVARGVLPPEQHADAAIWVMILAIGLTNWVQYARTVRGSTMVERQKEYVQAARINGVSGSGIMIQHILPNVLGPVLVIATINLGMAVLTEATLSFLGVGMPATQPSLGTLIRIGNEYLFSGVWWVVIFPSVVLVILVLAVNLLGDWLRDALNPKLR; encoded by the coding sequence ATGACAACCACAACCCTATCCCGCCTGTATGAAAGCGACATTGCATGGAGCTTTCGCAAATCCTGGACCGCACGGATTTCCTGCCTGATCCTTATTGCGCTGTTCGCAGCGGCCCTGTTTGCGCCCATGCTGGCAACGCAGAACCCCTATGATATTTCGCAACTCTTCTTGCTGGACAGCGAACTTCCCCCCGCATGGGTAGAGGGCGGAGACCCGCGCTATTTGCTGGGCACCGACCAACAAGCGCGCGATCTCTACTCTTCTATTCTATACGGGTTACGCCTGTCGCTGATCGTGGGCTTTGCCAGCGTGGCACTGGCGGCAGCTCTGGGCATTTCGCTTGGGCTGTTGGGCGGTTTTCTGGGCGGAATGGTCGATGGGGCCATCATGCGTGTGGCCGACATTTTGCTCAGCTTTCCGGCAATCCTTGTGGCGCTGTTGGTCAACGGGGTTGCGCGGGGTGTCTTGCCGCCCGAACAACATGCCGATGCCGCTATCTGGGTCATGATCCTTGCGATCGGCCTCACAAACTGGGTGCAATATGCCCGTACCGTGCGCGGCTCCACCATGGTTGAGCGCCAAAAGGAATATGTGCAGGCCGCGCGGATCAACGGTGTTTCCGGCTCGGGGATCATGATCCAGCATATCCTTCCCAATGTGCTTGGCCCCGTTCTGGTGATCGCCACGATAAATCTTGGCATGGCCGTTCTGACCGAGGCCACCCTGTCCTTTCTGGGGGTCGGCATGCCGGCCACACAGCCGTCGCTCGGGACATTGATCCGAATTGGCAATGAATATCTGTTTTCCGGCGTGTGGTGGGTGGTGATCTTTCCGTCCGTCGTGCTCGTCATCCTTGTTCTTGCTGTCAACCTGCTGGGCGACTGGCTGCGCGACGCGCTGAACCCGAAACTGAGGTAG
- a CDS encoding ABC transporter permease, with translation MLGFLIRRIIQSVFVMLAVALIAFMMFRFMGDPVNSLVAENATTEERDAVRERLGLDQPIWVQYGRFVGRAATGDFGLSWRNARPVSTLLSERFPATAELVLVAAGLSLLLGIPLGILTALKPNSFSTQSLQFLSLIGISLPTFVTGILLILVFSVWLGWLPSFGRGTVIDVGWWSTGFLTLSGLKALILPSFMLCLFQLTLIMRLVRAEMMEVLRTDYIKFAKARGLTNRSINFRHALKNTLIPVITIFGLQLGGLIAFAIVTETVFQWPGMGALFIQAVSFGDVPVMAAYLVLVSLIFVIINTTVDLLYAVLDPRLRVDNAQSAH, from the coding sequence ATGCTCGGCTTTCTCATCCGCCGGATTATACAATCGGTCTTCGTGATGCTTGCCGTTGCCTTGATCGCCTTCATGATGTTTCGTTTCATGGGTGACCCGGTAAATTCATTGGTGGCCGAGAATGCCACGACCGAGGAACGCGACGCCGTGCGCGAACGTCTTGGCCTCGACCAGCCCATCTGGGTGCAATACGGCCGGTTTGTCGGCCGCGCAGCAACGGGGGATTTCGGCCTGTCTTGGCGCAATGCCCGGCCCGTCTCCACCCTTCTGTCCGAGCGTTTCCCCGCCACCGCTGAGCTGGTTCTGGTCGCCGCGGGCCTGTCCCTGCTTCTTGGCATTCCCCTTGGTATTCTGACCGCGCTCAAACCCAACAGTTTTTCCACACAGAGCTTGCAATTCCTTTCGCTGATCGGGATATCCCTGCCAACCTTCGTTACCGGCATTCTGTTGATCTTGGTCTTTTCTGTCTGGCTGGGGTGGTTGCCATCCTTCGGGCGGGGAACGGTGATTGATGTCGGCTGGTGGTCCACCGGCTTTCTGACCCTCTCGGGGCTCAAGGCGCTGATATTGCCGTCGTTCATGCTGTGCCTGTTCCAACTTACCCTGATCATGCGATTGGTGCGGGCCGAGATGATGGAAGTGCTGCGGACCGACTACATCAAATTTGCCAAGGCGCGCGGGCTGACGAACCGCTCTATCAATTTTCGGCACGCGCTCAAGAACACGCTGATCCCCGTGATCACCATCTTTGGCCTGCAACTGGGGGGGCTGATTGCCTTTGCGATTGTCACGGAAACCGTCTTCCAATGGCCGGGCATGGGGGCGCTGTTCATTCAGGCTGTCAGCTTTGGCGACGTGCCTGTGATGGCGGCCTATCTGGTGCTGGTCAGCCTGATCTTTGTCATCATCAACACCACCGTCGACCTGCTGTACGCTGTGCTTGATCCGCGCCTGCGTGTCGATAACGCGCAATCCGCGCATTGA
- a CDS encoding ABC transporter substrate-binding protein — MLTEAGYPNGFAFNLNCPNDRYVNDEGVCQAMAAMLAQAGFEPRLVTEPRQMHFQKVDNHQVDVFMLGWATLPMLDGFSVLSAMLATKEGEYGTFTPKGYSNPKVDELTKAVAVEIDEEKRLAMMNEALMLAKADIAWLPLHQQPLSWAARDTVEIPQAPDDLVRLWYAQVSQ, encoded by the coding sequence CTGCTGACCGAGGCCGGATATCCGAACGGTTTTGCCTTCAACCTGAACTGCCCGAATGACCGCTATGTGAACGATGAAGGCGTCTGTCAGGCCATGGCCGCAATGCTGGCACAGGCCGGGTTTGAGCCACGTCTGGTAACAGAGCCGCGCCAGATGCATTTCCAGAAAGTTGACAATCATCAAGTTGATGTCTTCATGCTGGGCTGGGCAACCCTGCCAATGCTGGACGGCTTTTCGGTTCTGTCCGCGATGTTGGCCACCAAAGAAGGCGAATACGGCACCTTCACGCCAAAAGGGTATTCCAACCCCAAGGTCGATGAGCTGACGAAAGCTGTCGCTGTCGAGATCGACGAAGAGAAACGTCTGGCGATGATGAATGAGGCGTTGATGCTGGCAAAGGCCGATATCGCCTGGCTGCCATTGCACCAGCAGCCTTTGTCCTGGGCGGCCCGCGACACGGTCGAAATCCCGCAGGCACCGGATGATCTTGTTCGTCTGTGGTATGCGCAGGTCTCTCAATAA
- a CDS encoding IS3 family transposase (programmed frameshift) produces the protein MKMTRYSEPQILAILRQAEGGVPVAELCREHGMSNASFYKWRAKYGGMDASMVSQMKAMEEENRRLKRMYADLSMQADLLKEALGKKLTGPSQRREMAETAVERRGVSIALACRAFEVSETCYRYSPKLKDENEVIADLLTGLTDARKTWGFGLCFLHLRNVKGHPWNHKRVYRIYCELELNLRIKPRKRLKREKPDVLAVPNRPNVTWSMDFMADRLGDGRAFRLLNVLDDFNREGLGIEVDFSLPAERVIRSLDRIIEWRGKPGTIRVDNGPEYISETLRKWAEKHSVTIQHIQPGQPQQNAYVERYNRTVRHEWLDQYIIESIEEAQDQATQWLWTYNNDRPNMGIGGITPAMKLKMAA, from the exons ATGAAAATGACCAGATATAGCGAACCCCAGATCCTTGCGATCCTGCGCCAAGCCGAAGGTGGTGTGCCGGTGGCCGAGCTTTGCCGTGAACATGGCATGAGCAATGCGTCGTTTTACAAATGGCGTGCGAAGTATGGTGGCATGGATGCATCCATGGTCAGCCAGATGAAAGCCATGGAGGAAGAGAACCGCAGGCTGAAGCGGATGTATGCAGATCTGAGCATGCAGGCGGACTTATTGAAGGAAGCCCTCGGAAAAAAGT TAACGGGGCCATCTCAGCGCCGCGAGATGGCCGAAACGGCGGTAGAGCGACGGGGCGTCAGCATCGCGCTGGCGTGCCGGGCCTTCGAGGTCAGCGAGACCTGCTATCGTTACAGCCCGAAGCTGAAAGACGAGAACGAGGTGATCGCCGATCTGCTGACAGGGCTGACGGATGCGCGCAAGACTTGGGGATTTGGCCTGTGTTTCCTGCATTTGCGCAACGTGAAGGGGCATCCGTGGAACCACAAGCGGGTCTACCGGATCTACTGTGAGCTGGAACTGAACCTGCGCATCAAGCCGCGCAAGCGGCTGAAACGGGAGAAGCCTGACGTTCTGGCGGTCCCGAACAGACCGAATGTGACCTGGTCCATGGACTTCATGGCGGATCGCCTCGGCGACGGCAGGGCTTTTCGGCTTTTGAATGTGTTGGACGACTTCAACCGCGAAGGGCTGGGGATCGAGGTTGATTTCTCGCTCCCTGCCGAACGGGTCATCCGCAGCCTTGATCGCATTATCGAATGGCGCGGAAAACCGGGCACGATCAGGGTCGACAATGGGCCGGAATATATCAGCGAAACACTGAGAAAATGGGCTGAGAAACATAGTGTTACGATCCAGCACATCCAACCCGGACAGCCCCAGCAGAACGCCTATGTCGAGCGCTACAACCGGACGGTTCGGCATGAATGGCTGGATCAATACATCATCGAAAGCATCGAGGAGGCTCAGGATCAGGCCACACAATGGCTCTGGACATATAACAACGACCGCCCGAACATGGGCATCGGCGGCATCACACCCGCTATGAAACTGAAAATGGCCGCGTAA
- a CDS encoding ABC transporter substrate-binding protein produces the protein MLRHLMMTATVATLVATGASAETLRYATSRDVYGLDPHATTDSFTNIFTHHIYEPLVRYDADMKVEPALATSWEVIDPTRVRFKLREGVTFQGGETFGADDVQVSLMRAADLKSPLRGNLPGLKAVEIVDDLTVDLILEGPTPLLNNYLTNIFVMDKGWLETHNSVAPIDASQGEEGYTTNNANGTGPFALESRRPDALNVLVVNDGWWDTPQHNLTRIEHTPIGSDATRVAALLSGEIDLIEPAPLQDANRIDGSDGVHMLQNPGLRSIMMGINMGDSLIDGNVEGNPLKDLRVRQAMYHAINMDLIRDRIMRGKSRVTGSLIAPAVKGYSDAMDERLAYDPVIPPESKGLRK, from the coding sequence ATGCTTCGTCACCTGATGATGACCGCCACCGTCGCGACCCTTGTCGCAACCGGGGCCTCAGCCGAAACCCTGCGCTATGCAACGTCGCGGGATGTGTACGGCCTTGATCCACACGCAACGACCGACAGCTTCACCAACATCTTTACCCATCACATCTATGAACCGCTGGTTCGCTATGATGCTGATATGAAAGTGGAACCTGCGCTTGCGACCAGTTGGGAAGTGATCGACCCGACCCGCGTACGGTTCAAACTGCGTGAGGGCGTGACCTTCCAGGGCGGCGAGACCTTTGGCGCCGATGACGTTCAGGTTTCGCTGATGCGTGCTGCCGATCTGAAATCACCACTGCGTGGCAATTTGCCGGGCCTGAAAGCGGTCGAGATTGTTGATGACCTGACCGTGGACTTGATCCTCGAAGGGCCGACACCCCTGTTGAACAACTACCTCACCAATATCTTCGTCATGGATAAAGGTTGGCTGGAGACCCATAATTCCGTGGCCCCGATCGATGCAAGTCAGGGCGAGGAAGGCTACACCACCAATAACGCCAATGGCACCGGACCATTTGCCTTGGAAAGCCGCCGCCCCGATGCGCTGAACGTGCTTGTGGTCAATGACGGCTGGTGGGACACGCCGCAGCATAACCTGACCCGGATTGAACATACGCCCATCGGTTCGGATGCGACCCGTGTGGCGGCATTGTTGTCGGGCGAGATCGACCTGATCGAGCCTGCCCCGCTGCAAGATGCAAACCGGATTGACGGGTCGGACGGCGTGCATATGCTGCAAAATCCCGGCCTGCGCAGCATCATGATGGGCATCAACATGGGCGACAGCCTGATTGATGGCAATGTCGAGGGCAACCCGCTCAAGGATTTGCGGGTCCGTCAGGCGATGTATCACGCGATCAATATGGACCTGATCCGCGACCGTATCATGCGCGGCAAATCCCGCGTTACCGGATCGCTGATTGCCCCTGCGGTGAAAGGCTATTCAGATGCGATGGATGAACGCCTCGCCTATGATCCGGTAATCCCCCCCGAAAGTAAGGGGCTGCGGAAGTAG